DNA from Limnohabitans sp.:
GGGGATTTGGTAAAAGGTCGGGTGGCGGTACACCTTGTCGCTGGCCGGGTCGAAGAACTCGGGCTTGTCGTTGGGCTCGCTGGCCGAGATGTTGGCCGAGGGCACCACCCAGATGCTCACGCCTTCTTGGCGGCGGGTGTACACATCGCGTGCCATTTGAAGGGCATGTTCCGAATCGGATGCGTGCAGGCTGCCGCAGTGCTTGTGCTCCAGGCCTTGCTTGGAGCGAACAAAAATTTCCCACAGGGGCCATTCTTTCAATGCGGCGGTGTTGGCAGTGGCGTTCATGCGGCCTCCTTCATTTGGCGTGCTTGTTGTTTGCGGGCGTGGGCCAGAGCCGCTTCGCGCACCCAGGCGCCATCGTTCCAAGCCTTGACGCGGGCGCCCAGGCGTTCTTTGTTGCAAGGCCCGTTGCCATTCACCGTGGCCCAAAACTCGTCCC
Protein-coding regions in this window:
- the paaB gene encoding 1,2-phenylacetyl-CoA epoxidase subunit PaaB; amino-acid sequence: MNATANTAALKEWPLWEIFVRSKQGLEHKHCGSLHASDSEHALQMARDVYTRRQEGVSIWVVPSANISASEPNDKPEFFDPASDKVYRHPTFYQIPDEVGHM